Within Prunus dulcis unplaced genomic scaffold, ALMONDv2, whole genome shotgun sequence, the genomic segment TTGAGATTATTTCAAGTTGTGGagttgaattttaaaattcaattgaaTGTAATTGAGTTAAATGATAATTTAAGATGAACTTTTAAGTGTTATAATGTAGGAGATGGAGGTAGCTGCACGACGGGTATGGAACGGATTTGGGAGGTAGCTCCGTGACAGGTATGGGGACGAGGATTCCCTAAGCTTTTTTTACCATGCCTAAGCAGGGACGAGAACATGACATTGCCATACCCAACCCAAACTGGCCCGTTATCATCCCTACTCATCATCCCACGCCACAAGCCACGAAGAAAACCATATATGGCATTTCTGTTTCCCTCGGCACCCATCACATCTATCAATCAAtccatcaatcaatcaatctctctctctctctctctctctctctctctctctctctctgttatAGGGATCAAATTTCGATTGGTGGgttcaaatacaaaattggGTGGGTGCTTGGCTGGGCTAGTGCTTAGGAGGTTGGTGAGGGGGGAAATTTGAGGGGCAGATCAGTGTGGTGGACATGCATTTACCGTCAGTCTGCTCAAACTGACGGTAAATATTACAACGAGACCAATTTGTGCCGAAATAGCGATTTAGAGCATGACACGAGTGAATAATTTAGTTGGAGAACTAAGATACACCTCGGATACAAGATGAAAGACCATTTTAGTCGAAAACTCATATATTTAACTTATTGTGTTATATCTTTATTGAGACAGGGGAGTGTGAATGCAATTCaatcatattttaattcattgACAGGATTTTCCTCCTTTGGAGTTTTTATAAGGAAAGGTTTTAATGACGCCACTCTTTTGCACACACAGGTTCTGTCAATTATATTGAATTGGTTTTGGATTGTTTATTTTCACATGTTATCTCTGTAATCTATCATGAAACAAAGCATTTCAACCATAAATTTTATGTGTCTGTGATAATAGATGGTAAGTTCAGTAATGAACTTTTATTCCATAGCCAACAACATAACCAATGAGCTTCTGGAGAAGGTCTCCTAACAAAGTGAACAAACCGGATTTTCCTCCTTGGGGGGGTTTTTATAAGGCAAGGTTTTAATAACGCCACTCTTTAGCACACAGGTTCTgtcaattgtaattaattggTTTTGGATTGTTTAATGAatgtttgtgttcttgataagaaaaaaaaaatcaatactaACATCTTGGCAActacgaatttttttctatgtGAATAAAATAGGCATGTCActggtttttgttttcgtaaaatattttgatgtaaccaaaaaagtaaaaagaaattcaaagtatatatcaattaaaatttgtgCTCATATTTTTTGTGAAAAGATTCTTCCAAGAGTTtgttcaaaatagtttattttcgCATGTTATCTCTGTAATCTATCCTGAAACAAGCATTTCACCCATGGACCTTAATTTTCCCGTAATATATATGTGTCTGTAATAAAAGATAGTAAGTTCAGTAATGAACTTTTATTCCATAGCCAACAACATAATAAAGAAACCAATGAGCTTCTGGAGAAGGTCTCCTAACAAAGTGAACAAAGCAGCTCTCTCTACATATTGCGCCTTTTGACCTCATTTTCATGGATTGCGCGTTCCATCTGCACTCCATTATGTTTCCAGATTTTtgttggggaaaaaaaaaagaatattagaacaaaacaagaggaaaatatgaaataaaaaatgcatgtTAAAGCTAAGAATTTCCGGTACCTGAACAATGTGATTCAGATTCTCCCGCAAGATGAGAAACTGTTGGTTAATAAggtcaagaaaaataatgcacCTACAAGCATAAGATTTGCGTCAAAAACAGTTTTCATAAGAGAGGTCTTTATCCATGTAGATCAAATAAGGGTTCTTCTTATAAAAGTCTTGAGTGAATATTAAGAAATATAATTTCGCTATAATAGTATCCAATTCTTACCCTTCATGGTCATTTACATCGCTTACATCTCGGAGCTGGCTACAGGCTAACGCCATCCGGCAACCACCAACACTGTAAGTCCAAATTCAGCAGAGAGGATCaatgtaattaaattatttagtGTGACAAAAGGATGTACAAGAAAGAATAATTTGGGCTTattttctatacatatatCATTCAACATTAAAAGCTTAAAACCATGGTTAGTCTTTATGGATATAGTAGgcttgaaaaaattaatttgttacttcttttttttttatgggggAGAGGGGGGAGTGATCCAACTCTTTGTATATCCTTGCAGGTTTTTAAACTTTTTCGATGTGTAACAATTCTTCACATCCTTACACATGTCACTTTTTCATTTAGTTAAAATACGGttaacaagaagaagaaaaaaaacatttaatgTAAATACGGTTGTCATTATTTCTTGGGCAAAAAATTAGTTGGCATTTAAGTTTATCTTGAGCTATTTCGGATCCGACTACATTAGTTTAGGTCACAACATTATGttaaatttacaattttgttcatgccttttttgtgcaaaattgctttgaattttcatttagcaacaaaacctaaaataaaaaggtttaacatttaaaattaaaataatgtgTGGCATTCAATTTATTATACCTTGAGCTACTTCCCTTGAGCGTGAGGGCAAGAGTTGCCACCTGGGGATAGTTGACTTCATCAGGATCCTCAGCACTCCTAAATTGaattttccaaaatcaatatataatataaataatttatatgtaATAACAAAATAGTAAATTAAAACAGTGAAGAAAATCACAGATATGTCCTGAGTTGTGCCAAAATATTTTCAGCATCACCAAGGAATGTGGTGATCAAATTCACAACAAAGCAAGGATTTTGTTCATTCTGAACTGCTTTCATTTGATCAAATTGCTCGTCCAAAATTCCCTGCCAGGAAATATTGTAGTTAATTAGCTGCAATATTAATTTAACTTGATCAtctttttgttatatatttttaaaatataaaatattgacATTAAATAGTAACCCTTTGatcagggaaaaaaaaaagagagagaagaaagataaattatataattacaCAATAAAATCAgctattaaacaaaaaaattaaattaaattaaattaagatgaataaataaaacttcaaaaacaagaattagagaagagaaagcaaagcAATAAACTCCAAAAGTAAAAAGATTAGAGAAGGACTTGGTCTTGCAAGGAGCTGACGAGTTCCTTGAGCTCTTGGCCAAGTTCCTTCCCagacatttttttcttcttcttttttgttttgttttgagagagagagagagagagagagagagagtacagAGATGAAAGTGATGAAATGACTGAAGAGAAGGTAATAGAGACagatgcatggttttatttatttatatatatatatatatgtgtggaTGTTATTTTCATGCTGCATAGAATGTGTGTTAAGACTGAAGAGGCATGAGCTTTGCATGTCTCTGGTCTGGCTTTTCATTCCATAGCTTCATGAGCTTCACGATGGTCTGTTTATTTGTGCTTGGctttttgttcatgttttACTAATTGTAGTATAGGAATGCAAATTGGATGGGTGCAACCAGAGACCCGCCCCGAGCCCAACCCAATATTTGATTTCGATTGTATTGCCTTATTTGATTTCGATTGTATTGCCTTAGCCCAAATCCTTTTATAGTCAGATTGTTTGATTTAGAGTGCTGCCAAACAAATCCTAATATTAATTGTGTATACCTATTATCAaactattattaaattactaatttactctaatataaaatgaccaaaaagaatatattgaattgtgaaataaatataattttaataaatacacCACACCCTACTCAtcatattcaaccctaatcaaacATAGAGAAGTTTTCATATTACTCGGTGCCCAAGAACAACGCTGCAAGCACTGACGAAGACACAAGGAGGTGTCGTTGAATGGTATATAGCAGATAGGAAGGTATAGATAGGAATGATTCTAATCCAGCTAACTTACTTGCAACAATACCAATCTTCGACGAGTGACTAGAAGAATTTTCCCTTTGCAGAGTAAAAAATCTTCATAAACATATGATAAGGCGAACTTCCCACGTACTTTAAACAGATCAACCTGAGGAAAAATGAACCTAATTCTGTCAGCTGCAATATAGCCTtcatgacaaaagaaaaagaattactTTTAGTCACGGAATACAAGCAGATTATAACCAAACAAGACATCAAGCTAGATATCAACCAACAAATAATCATACAAGTAGGTTTACTTAATTTaaggttgaagaagatgagaaagtatggaatattaaataaattgcaGACATTGAGATTTCCACCGGCTTCTCTAATAATATCACTAAAGTCTTCTATGCCCTTGCTTTCCTGCCaaagtaaaaaatttaaataaattgtagacATTGAGATTCATGAGTGTAGAAATTGCAACAACTAAGAGCTGGAAAAGTATAACAcataaaaagagaaacctGGTTTAGGATTGGTATTAGGGTGTACCAAGGGTATTTTTAGTAGTTAAATAGGgggtacttagttaattttacattttgattaaaatattagggtgtacttagttaattttagggttcgtttagcagcacctTGATTTATTAGTTCGTATTAGAATAATTAATTGAACTTATCAATTCTTGTCCAATAAGCATCAATATGGTTCTTTTATCAACAAATTCGATTGTATTGGAAAAATGTTGGATTTATTTTAAGGcctaaaaactaaaatctcATCAACAAATtcgttcttttattttattcNTAGGATTCGTTTAGCaacactaaaaaataaaaaataaaaaaagcataaaTTCACAAAAGGGTATAACCAGCATATCCAATATTGGCTCAAATAGAAATACTGACCATTAAGTTTTATTGTCATACAATACATTCTTTCATGGTCACAACCGAAAGGTACGATACAGGAGTTGCAGATAAACTAGTTGATGAAAACCTttagggttttctttgtttatacAACTTATAAACTTCTTAAACATAGATTCCTATACTAGTATTTTCTTATAGGCTAAGGAGATCAGTATACGCTGCAACAACATTATTGTGTTCATCTGCTGCGCCTGCCTGCCATGCACTTTCGGTCAATTTTTACGGTTAACTTTTACGGTGAGTGGGTGTTTCATTTCGCAAGAAAGCCTGAGCACTTCGGAGAGGTCCACAGGGTCATTAGGATGCGACTTCGCCCACTTAAAATCATGCAGCAAGGACCCcacccaaaaagtgaccgtgGTCAACCCCAAAGCCTTCCCGGGGCAGCCCCTCGTGCCCGAACCAAACGGCGCCAACCTCAAATCAGATCCCAACACAGAAAACTGCACGTCAGCATCCTTGGACAAAACAAACCTCTCTGGCTTGAACTCGAGTGGGTCCTCCCACACTTCAGGGTCCCTGGTGATAGCCCACATGTTCACCATAGCTGTGGTCCCCGCAGGCACGTGATAGCCATCCACGACGGTGTCTCTGATGGACAAGCGGGCCCAGGATAGGAGTGGGCCCGGTGGGTGTATCCTCAGGACTTCTTTGACCACTGCTGGCAAATAAACCATTGATTGAATGTCTGACTCAACCAACGGCCGTGATCCGACGACCCGATCGAGCTCCTCGTGCACCTTTGATTGGACATCGTGGTGTTGCACCATCCTTGCCAAAATCCACTCAATCAAAACCGCCACAGTGTCTGCTCCTCTGAATATCATCTCCTGTATGGAACAAATATATTCCATAAAAAACAATAGTTATTAAATATGTAATAAAGTTGAGAAAGACCCACTAAATAACTTAAACAGAAAGTtgcaaataaaaagaaattgaaagcaACTGACAAAGGTTAAATCAGTTAATTAGAGCACTGATTTTGTCACGTtacttgaatattttttttaaaattaattttaaagtaatttaatttatCGCTTGTATTCAAACTCCATTTATAGGTCTGGATTTAGAGATTCTTACCCAAAGAACTGAAATCATGTCACTCTCCGACAACTTATCAGGTCCatcaagagagagaagaacgTCCACAAAATCATGGTTCTTCCGGCCGGTTTGAGCTCTGTGTTCTTGAATGATTCGGCCGACGAACCGGTTGACTTCAGGAACGAGCTTGGAGCATCTAGACCGGACGCTCTGAAGGTCCAGACCGGCGAGCCATGGAAGGTGGTCAGACCAGTTGAGCTTCCCCAACAGGTCATAGCCTTCGTCCACGAGCCGCCTCAGGACCTCTGTCTCTTCGTTCGACGAGCCCAGCTCATATTTACGTCCGAAAACCGAGCACATCATGTTGTTCAACGAAGCTCTCCGGAGAATGTCTCGGACGCAGAAGCTGTTCTCGGCAAGTGCCGAGATCATGGAAACCATTTGGTCGGCGATTTCGAACCGTTGATGCTCGGAGGCGGAGATTTGCTTGGGGGAGAAGAGGTGGGCGGCGCAGATGCGTCTGAGGGCACGCCAGTAATTTCCGTATGGAGCGAACCCAATTGCCCTGTTGAACATGAGCCCGTAAGCAGACTCTTTCACCGGACGGGAGGCGAAGACGGGACTGTTGAGGATCTCCTTGGCGACGTTATGGTTGCATGTGACGACGAAACGTGTCTCACCCAAGCTGAAAGCCATCAGCCTCTTTGCTTGGAAGAGCTCAGCTGCTTTGGTGAGCTTGTGGTGTGCTAGGTTGGTCATGAGGCTCATGCTGCCTATGATTGGAAATCCACGTGGCCCGGGAAttggggtggtggtggtggagagtTGATTTTTGTGGTTTTGAACAAGTTTACGAAGAGTGGTTCTTGTTTTCCAGTGGTGCCTTCCCCATGCTGTGCCTCCGGGAGTTGAGGCCCAGTAGAAGACGGCCGCAGCTAGATAAACTGCGGCCAAGAAGAGAAAGACGAAAAGAGTAGCAGTGGAAGACAAGGCTTGGCATTTGGAGAAGAGGGCCAAAACCCACAAGCTGTGATCAATCTGAGTTTCCATGGGGAAAGGGCAGTTCTATATCTTTTAGGGGAGGCAATATAATGTGGTTGGTTTCCAGTTTTGGGTTGGACTATGAAGAAGTTGGGtgggattttattgagttttttAGAGACCACATGAAATAGTAGGGGttgaaataatataaagttaaaattgaagaagacCCTGGAATAACGTAAAACGGGATCgtatcaaaacaaaaacaaaaacgtaAAAAGGAATGGATGAAACGCATGGgtagttttcttctttggtcGAAATCGAATGCATGGGTGGGAAGttataataaagaaaataacatgttttatctccaaaaaaatccaacaaaacaaattacccAATTGAAATTGTGTGTAAGATTTTCTATTTGAGCAAATTACCTAAGTAAGCTTGTGTTGAGTGTAACATTTTATACCTACTAGTAAACATAactagttatttattttttaaggataattttcatatttaggATTTCAACATTCGATAGGATTTTAACTTAGAATTTCAACATTAGATTTCATATCTAAAGTACCTATTAGgtggttttatttttggaatttACATCACGGAAGTGAGAGAATCAATTTCTCGTTAAATATTCGTCACGAGCgtaaaaataattaagttaTCGCTCGTTATAAGCAGTTGTAGTTCGTTGTTTGTAAATAGTTATAGttcattatataattttaaattaaaaagtcTATAACGTAGAAAAGTATGTATGATTGTCGTGAATCGTGATGAAGAAATGTGAAGTCATTGATTGCAAAGTTTGGagtaaattgtaattaaatgtAACTCCgcattttatttctttatttattcctttttggATGCATATTGGGCCAAAGTGAGAATCAAGTTCTTGTACACCTTCGTTTTGAGTGTAAATATTATTACTTTGCCACTTGAATTATAAGAAGTGATAGTACGTTTTGTTGAAACGTTACTGAGGGTCGCCCTAGGGCTGGACACTGAGGGCGactaagagcaactccacccatgagggcaaagtctaaggcaagggcaagtaagggctgccactattcacgtgaatagtgtcagccttgccatttgtggttccacccatgagggcaaagtctagggcaattactattcattgtactttatttcctatttttttatactttaaatcattaattttgataatcttttgtaattaaattttcggataagattttcggatgtgaatctcggttgccacgtgtcttattccagataaaattttcggatattcattaataaaaattataatctcagatttccgataaaattttcaccctctaaaattgtgccacgtgtcccatgtcagataagattttcagatatttttaaaaaattataatctcatatttcagataagattttcaccctctaaaattgtgccacgtgtcccatgtctgataagattttcagatatttttttacaaatagtgatctcagatttgagataagattttcaccctctaaaattgtgccacgtgtcatctctatcttctgaatccctctatataactacaccatcaacaccactcctctcacaccatctctgatatattccttcatttctcagattttacaaaacacattatactctcaatgtcaaacttcaggagggtgttggagaggcaacagaaagaatgggaagaaatccggcgtagacgtgaggaagaagatcgggacgccgatgaagaagaggaagaaatgcttgaagtaGCGGCGGTGTGTATGATgaatcaatcaagccaacaccatcgtcgtcgttccccgaatgtggacagacgcagagagtctcggggtaagaatctcttggaggattactttatcccaaattcattatatcctgctcataagtttcgagagagatatagaatgcagccacatttgttccaaaaaatcatgcatgatatttgtaattacgacacatacttcattcaaaagcatgatgctgttggagttttgggtcttatcccggagcaaaaacttacagctgctttgcggatgcttgcttatggggcatctgcagagcaggtggatgagattgcaaggatgggaaaatctactatcctagagtgcttggtgagattctgtgatgcagtggaaaatttgtacacgagggagtaccttcgcaaacccactctgagggacctgcaaaggcttctacaaaaaggcgaggctcgaggtttcccaggaatgatcggaagcatcgattgcatgcattggcagtggaagaattgtcctactgcgTGGCAAGGAGACTATGGGAATcggaagggccaaaaaagtatcattttggaggccgtagcttcattcgacacttgggtttggcatgccttttttggggttgccggatctcagaatgacctcaatgtccttggtcaatccccggtgttcgacgaggtattgcgaggtcattcccctcaggtcacataccaaatcaacaataccgtatactctggtgcatactaccttgccgacggaatttatcctaggtggacgacattcgtgaaaacaattccgaatccccaatccgagaaggaaagaagctttgcttcctttcaagaaggttacaggaaagacgtggaaaggtgtttcggtatcttgcaagctcgttgggcaattatcaggggtgctgctcggatgctagacga encodes:
- the LOC117613527 gene encoding histidine-containing phosphotransfer protein 5-like, giving the protein MSGKELGQELKELVSSLQDQGILDEQFDQMKAVQNEQNPCFVVNLITTFLGDAENILAQLRTYLSAEDPDEVNYPQVATLALTLKGSSSSVGGCRMALACSQLRDVSDVNDHEGCIIFLDLINQQFLILRENLNHIVQ
- the LOC117613528 gene encoding cytochrome P450 78A9-like — protein: METQIDHSLWVLALFSKCQALSSTATLFVFLFLAAVYLAAAVFYWASTPGGTAWGRHHWKTRTTLRKLVQNHKNQLSTTTTPIPGPRGFPIIGSMSLMTNLAHHKLTKAAELFQAKRLMAFSLGETRFVVTCNHNVAKEILNSPVFASRPVKESAYGLMFNRAIGFAPYGNYWRALRRICAAHLFSPKQISASEHQRFEIADQMVSMISALAENSFCVRDILRRASLNNMMCSVFGRKYELGSSNEETEVLRRLVDEGYDLLGKLNWSDHLPWLAGLDLQSVRSRCSKLVPEVNRFVGRIIQEHRAQTGRKNHDFVDVLLSLDGPDKLSESDMISVLWEMIFRGADTVAVLIEWILARMVQHHDVQSKVHEELDRVVGSRPLVESDIQSMVYLPAVVKEVLRIHPPGPLLSWARLSIRDTVVDGYHVPAGTTAMVNMWAITRDPEVWEDPLEFKPERFVLSKDADVQFSVLGSDLRLAPFGSGTRGCPGKALGLTTVTFWVGSLLHDFKWAKSHPNDPVDLSEVLRLSCEMKHPLTVKVNRKN